In one Mucilaginibacter ginsenosidivorax genomic region, the following are encoded:
- a CDS encoding sigma-54-dependent transcriptional regulator has translation MILVIDDDIAVRTSLLLLLKSEGYDAVSAEEPAEAIRIIKKKSPELIILDLNFSIDTSGREGMSLLENIKQLNSTIPVILITGWGSIQLAVQGMKLGANDFINKPWNNEHLIQTVKTLLDLRDKKTEHHTRKQLDKNYNFQSIIGQDAKMLDILETIGRVATTDASILIMGESGTGKELIAEAIHQNSLRRNKPFIKVNLGGISTSLFESEMFGHIRGAFTDARFDRMGRFEMAHKGTIFLDEIGDLDASSQVKLLRVLQDRTYEMLGSSRTKTLDTRVVCATNKNLNEMVSRGTFREDLLYRINLITVYLPALRERPKDIPLLVDFFINNLKDIYNRPKLSVSAAAMKWLQQLPLPGNIRQLKNLVERSILVSRKDELGIDDFRSQLELSPVKTGNMQLPGVGTLTLEEVEVEMIKRAMDHHKNKISRAAAALGITRSALYRRLDKYQIPYDEAED, from the coding sequence ATGATACTGGTTATTGATGATGATATTGCTGTACGCACCTCGCTTTTGCTATTACTCAAAAGCGAGGGCTATGATGCTGTGAGCGCCGAAGAGCCCGCCGAAGCCATAAGAATCATAAAGAAAAAAAGTCCCGAACTGATTATTCTCGACCTTAATTTTTCGATTGATACATCCGGCCGTGAAGGGATGAGCCTGCTTGAAAACATAAAGCAGCTTAACAGCACTATACCGGTAATATTAATTACCGGCTGGGGCAGTATCCAGCTTGCTGTACAGGGCATGAAACTGGGCGCCAATGATTTTATCAATAAACCCTGGAATAACGAACATCTTATACAAACAGTTAAAACGCTGCTGGATTTGCGGGACAAAAAAACCGAGCATCATACCCGCAAACAATTAGATAAAAATTACAATTTTCAAAGCATTATTGGCCAGGACGCTAAAATGCTGGATATCCTGGAAACCATTGGGCGTGTGGCAACCACAGACGCATCGATACTGATTATGGGCGAAAGCGGTACCGGCAAAGAGCTAATAGCCGAAGCCATCCATCAAAACAGCCTGCGCCGTAATAAACCATTTATTAAAGTCAACCTTGGCGGTATCTCTACTTCGCTGTTTGAAAGCGAAATGTTTGGTCATATCCGCGGTGCTTTTACTGATGCGCGTTTTGACAGGATGGGCCGTTTTGAAATGGCCCACAAGGGCACCATATTTTTAGATGAAATTGGCGACCTGGACGCCAGCAGCCAGGTGAAGCTGTTACGCGTGTTACAGGACCGCACTTACGAAATGCTGGGCAGCAGCCGTACCAAAACGTTAGATACCCGGGTGGTTTGCGCCACTAATAAAAACCTTAATGAGATGGTATCGCGCGGTACTTTCCGCGAAGATTTGTTATACCGTATTAACCTGATAACCGTTTACCTGCCCGCCCTGCGCGAACGGCCAAAGGATATACCTTTGCTGGTTGATTTTTTTATTAATAACTTAAAGGATATCTACAACCGGCCCAAATTATCGGTATCTGCCGCCGCAATGAAGTGGCTGCAACAACTGCCACTACCAGGCAATATCAGGCAGCTTAAAAACCTGGTAGAGCGATCGATACTGGTAAGCCGGAAAGATGAGTTAGGGATTGATGATTTCCGGTCGCAGTTAGAATTATCACCGGTAAAAACCGGAAACATGCAATTACCTGGCGTAGGTACCCTAACTTTGGAAGAGGTGGAGGTTGAGATGATAAAGCGCGCCATGGACCACCATAAAAACAAAATAAGCCGGGCAGCGGCGGCCCTTGGCATCACGCGAAGCGCACTTTACCGCAGGCTTGATAAATACCAGATACCATACGATGAAGCTGAGGACTAA
- a CDS encoding alpha-amylase family protein, with protein sequence MQRRHFLKLTATTGAAVLFSRLTYATSAQTTTINAPDEVWAQSGEEWVKLKGTNGTKFNYKDIEVTIKTNGNAKAIYLQSPTQQLSAVRLRWKHNTPSSAKYLGDHWERSYGDLKWKSGFDGSKSPWYILINDGKQTACFGVKTGAGSICWWGLDQNNLDLNLDTHSGGNGVLLDNRTLHAADIVTTHSKPGENAFYTDHRFCGMMCGKPRLPKQPIYGINDWYFAYGNNNFDLIKQTTAMMSELVTDTNNKPFSVIDAGWATYSPLLPGDGGWNDDFSKPNDKFKDMHLLGDEIKKLGMRPGLWMRPLCARHDEKATLLAPKIPGRDDPKNPTLDPTIPENRERIKRNFTFYKQWGYEMVKHDFTTYDITGRWGFDMKDSITAPNWNYNDWSKTTAEIILDLYRDIREAAGDGIYVIGCNTMSHLSAGIFEMCRIGDDTSGNEWERTRKMGVNTLAFRLPQHNKFYAVDGDCVGITTKIAWGRNKQWLELLAGSGAPLFVSGQPEAMGTEQKEAVKKAFASAASILPLGEPLDWMETMLPQKWKLDGKVVDFDWA encoded by the coding sequence ATGCAAAGACGACATTTCCTGAAACTTACGGCAACAACCGGCGCCGCCGTACTGTTTAGCCGCCTAACTTATGCTACATCGGCCCAAACAACAACCATCAATGCACCTGATGAGGTTTGGGCGCAATCTGGCGAAGAATGGGTTAAGTTAAAAGGCACCAACGGTACAAAATTCAACTATAAGGATATTGAAGTAACGATTAAAACCAATGGCAATGCTAAAGCCATCTACCTGCAGTCGCCAACACAACAGTTAAGCGCCGTTAGGTTGCGTTGGAAACATAACACGCCATCATCGGCAAAATACCTCGGCGACCATTGGGAACGCTCCTATGGCGATTTAAAATGGAAATCTGGCTTCGACGGAAGTAAAAGCCCGTGGTATATATTAATAAACGATGGGAAACAAACCGCCTGTTTTGGTGTAAAAACAGGTGCGGGCAGTATTTGCTGGTGGGGACTGGACCAAAATAATTTAGATCTTAACCTGGATACACATTCGGGCGGCAATGGCGTGTTGCTGGATAACCGCACCCTGCATGCAGCAGATATTGTAACCACACATAGCAAGCCGGGCGAAAACGCTTTTTATACCGATCATCGCTTTTGTGGTATGATGTGCGGGAAACCACGGCTACCTAAACAACCTATTTACGGCATAAACGATTGGTATTTTGCCTATGGCAACAACAATTTCGACCTGATAAAACAAACCACCGCCATGATGAGCGAGCTGGTTACCGATACCAACAACAAACCTTTTTCGGTAATTGACGCGGGCTGGGCAACATATTCGCCCCTATTGCCGGGAGATGGCGGCTGGAATGATGATTTTAGCAAGCCAAATGATAAGTTTAAGGACATGCACCTGTTAGGCGATGAAATCAAAAAACTGGGCATGCGCCCGGGTTTATGGATGCGCCCGTTATGCGCTCGCCATGATGAAAAGGCAACCCTGCTGGCGCCAAAAATTCCGGGCCGGGACGATCCTAAAAATCCAACGCTTGACCCTACCATCCCTGAAAACCGGGAGCGTATTAAACGCAATTTTACCTTTTACAAGCAATGGGGGTACGAAATGGTTAAACACGACTTTACCACCTACGATATCACTGGACGTTGGGGATTTGACATGAAAGACAGCATTACAGCGCCTAACTGGAATTATAACGACTGGAGTAAAACAACAGCCGAAATTATTCTTGATTTGTACCGCGATATCCGCGAAGCAGCCGGCGATGGGATATATGTAATAGGCTGTAATACCATGAGCCATTTAAGCGCGGGCATTTTTGAGATGTGCCGTATAGGCGATGACACCAGCGGCAACGAGTGGGAACGCACACGCAAAATGGGTGTAAACACGCTGGCGTTCCGCCTGCCGCAGCACAATAAATTTTATGCTGTAGATGGTGACTGTGTAGGCATAACTACTAAAATAGCATGGGGCCGTAATAAGCAGTGGCTGGAATTATTGGCCGGGAGTGGCGCGCCCCTATTTGTATCGGGCCAGCCAGAAGCTATGGGCACCGAACAAAAGGAAGCTGTTAAAAAAGCTTTTGCAAGTGCAGCAAGTATATTACCATTGGGCGAACCTTTAGATTGGATGGAAACGATGCTCCCTCAAAAATGGAAACTCGACGGAAAAGTGGTGGATTTTGATTGGGCTTAA
- a CDS encoding NIPSNAP family protein, with protein MKTQLTRTFTLAFGLLLLAFSLSASPKRYYYELKVYHYKTLDQEAKIEHYLKDAYLPALHRAGIPNVGVFKPVKQDTADRRIYVYTPFTSLDKLTGIDKKLQGDTQYFTDGEEYMNADYKDAPYSRIEIMILHAFPGMPAPAVPGLTGNRADRVYELRSYESPTEKYNYNKVRMFNDGDEIGLFKRLGFNAVFYSEVVSGSHMPNLMYMTTFENKEEREKHWAAFGNDAYWKTLSAKAEYQHNVSKADIFFLFPTEYSDY; from the coding sequence ATGAAAACACAACTTACCCGTACATTTACCTTGGCTTTTGGCTTGCTGCTTTTGGCTTTTAGCTTATCTGCCTCTCCAAAAAGGTATTATTATGAGCTTAAAGTTTACCACTACAAAACGTTGGATCAGGAGGCAAAAATTGAACATTATTTAAAGGATGCTTATTTACCGGCGCTGCACAGGGCAGGCATACCCAATGTTGGTGTATTTAAACCCGTAAAACAGGACACTGCAGATAGGCGTATTTATGTTTACACCCCGTTTACCAGTTTAGACAAACTTACAGGTATTGATAAAAAATTACAGGGCGATACCCAATATTTTACCGATGGCGAGGAGTACATGAATGCCGATTATAAAGACGCCCCTTATTCACGCATTGAAATTATGATATTGCATGCTTTCCCTGGTATGCCGGCGCCCGCTGTTCCCGGGCTTACCGGTAATAGGGCAGATAGGGTTTACGAACTCAGGAGCTATGAAAGCCCTACAGAAAAATATAACTACAACAAAGTACGCATGTTTAATGACGGCGACGAAATAGGGCTGTTTAAACGCCTTGGCTTTAACGCGGTTTTTTACTCGGAGGTAGTATCGGGCTCGCATATGCCCAACCTGATGTACATGACCACCTTTGAAAATAAAGAAGAAAGAGAGAAGCACTGGGCGGCGTTTGGTAACGATGCTTATTGGAAAACCCTTTCGGCAAAGGCCGAGTATCAGCACAATGTGTCGAAAGCTGATATTTTCTTTCTTTTCCCAACCGAATACTCTGATTATTAA
- a CDS encoding sensor histidine kinase encodes MKLRTKYVLFVVTLHLVTLVLTYFIFEQNKVYFIASEVFVLISVVVSVQLYRQLINPLKLLMQGLDAIKDKDFNVKFLSTGRHEVDTLIDVYNHMMDELRTERTRQEQQHFFLEKLIYTSPTGIVILDFDDRIQQINPKALQLLAIPDDKLQGNSIHDLDHPLFDQMRLLKSGETAVVKPDGINSFKLQKSHFVDRGFSRHFIMIEDLTAEILAAEKKVYGKVIRMMAHEVNNTIGPVNSIMQSAMKTDQLWAGHEFDSLKDALQIAMDRNQNLNLFMRNFADLVKLPPANKQPVLLQKLVRSVTTLMQAKAEGKGVEFKFNLPDEALNIMADEQQLEQALINIVKNAIEAIEGEGLVKFALFSKERKLIITDTGKGITAEQNTNLFSPFFSTKKDGQGIGLTLTREILLNHGFEFSLKTVAAGQTDFAIWF; translated from the coding sequence ATGAAGCTGAGGACTAAATATGTTTTATTTGTTGTAACACTGCACCTGGTAACACTGGTGCTCACCTATTTCATTTTTGAGCAAAACAAGGTTTACTTTATAGCCTCTGAGGTATTTGTACTTATTTCTGTAGTAGTATCGGTACAGCTTTACCGGCAGCTCATCAATCCGTTAAAATTGTTGATGCAGGGGCTTGATGCGATAAAAGACAAGGATTTTAATGTGAAATTTTTATCAACCGGCAGGCATGAGGTTGATACATTAATTGATGTATATAATCATATGATGGACGAGTTAAGAACAGAACGTACAAGGCAGGAACAGCAACATTTCTTTTTGGAAAAACTGATCTATACCTCGCCCACGGGCATCGTTATATTGGATTTTGATGACCGCATTCAGCAAATAAACCCAAAAGCCCTGCAGTTATTGGCCATACCGGATGATAAATTACAGGGCAACTCTATTCATGACCTGGATCATCCTTTATTTGATCAGATGAGGTTACTTAAATCCGGCGAAACCGCAGTAGTAAAACCCGACGGTATAAATTCCTTCAAACTCCAGAAATCGCACTTTGTTGACCGGGGTTTTTCGCGCCATTTTATTATGATAGAGGATTTAACTGCCGAGATACTGGCCGCCGAGAAAAAGGTTTACGGCAAAGTTATCCGGATGATGGCGCATGAAGTGAACAACACCATCGGACCGGTAAACTCCATTATGCAATCGGCCATGAAAACCGACCAGTTGTGGGCAGGCCATGAGTTTGACAGCCTGAAGGATGCCTTACAGATAGCCATGGACCGCAACCAAAACCTTAACCTGTTTATGCGCAACTTTGCCGACCTGGTAAAACTCCCGCCTGCCAATAAACAACCGGTTTTACTTCAAAAGCTCGTTCGGTCGGTAACTACCCTTATGCAGGCAAAAGCCGAAGGGAAAGGCGTTGAATTTAAATTTAACCTGCCCGATGAAGCCTTAAACATCATGGCCGATGAGCAACAACTGGAGCAAGCGCTTATAAATATTGTAAAAAACGCCATTGAAGCCATTGAAGGTGAAGGATTGGTAAAATTCGCACTTTTCTCCAAAGAGCGGAAACTTATCATTACCGATACGGGCAAAGGCATCACCGCCGAACAAAACACCAACCTGTTTTCGCCGTTCTTCAGTACAAAAAAAGACGGACAAGGTATAGGGCTTACTTTAACACGCGAAATACTCCTGAACCATGGTTTTGAATTTAGTTTAAAAACCGTAGCCGCGGGGCAAACCGACTTTGCCATTTGGTTTTAG
- a CDS encoding sensor histidine kinase, translating into MGIASHELKTPVTSIKAYTQVLERMLTQKGDMREAAMISKMDAQLNRLTSLIADLLDVTKINSGRLQFNYTWFDFNQLIAEVVEDLQRTTQKHTLFEDMQQTGQVYADRERVSQVLVNLITNAIKYSPHTKEIIISTRKENEEVLVGVQDFGIGISKEKQERVFEQFYRVSGVKQHTFPGLGLGLYISSEIIKREGGRIWVNSAEGEGSTFYFALPVQKN; encoded by the coding sequence ATTGGCATTGCCAGTCATGAACTCAAAACGCCGGTAACCAGTATTAAAGCTTATACGCAGGTACTTGAGCGTATGCTGACTCAAAAAGGTGATATGCGTGAAGCCGCGATGATTAGTAAAATGGACGCCCAGTTAAACCGCCTCACCAGCCTTATTGCCGATTTGCTTGATGTTACCAAAATAAACTCTGGCAGGCTGCAATTTAACTATACCTGGTTTGATTTTAATCAATTGATAGCCGAAGTGGTAGAGGATTTACAACGTACTACGCAAAAACATACACTTTTTGAAGATATGCAGCAAACAGGACAAGTGTATGCCGATCGTGAAAGGGTAAGCCAGGTACTGGTAAATTTAATAACCAATGCTATCAAATACTCGCCTCACACTAAAGAAATTATTATTAGTACGAGAAAAGAAAATGAAGAGGTGTTAGTGGGCGTACAGGATTTTGGCATTGGTATCTCCAAAGAAAAACAAGAGCGGGTTTTTGAACAATTTTACCGCGTTAGTGGCGTAAAACAGCATACTTTCCCCGGTTTGGGGCTTGGTTTGTACATATCTTCGGAAATTATAAAACGTGAGGGTGGTCGTATTTGGGTTAATAGTGCCGAAGGCGAAGGCTCTACTTTTTATTTTGCCCTTCCGGTGCAAAAAAATTAA
- a CDS encoding response regulator transcription factor: MIADDDPAIVDAVEIILDFEGYEVSSTVNGATVLDMKTEFPDLLLLDIWMSGSDGRDICRELKHRSDTRAIPIIMISASRDIERSAYEAGADDFLAKPFEIDDLLGKIKRLL; the protein is encoded by the coding sequence ATGATAGCGGACGATGATCCGGCGATTGTGGACGCGGTGGAGATTATACTGGATTTTGAAGGATACGAGGTTTCGTCGACCGTTAACGGTGCTACGGTGTTGGATATGAAAACAGAATTTCCAGACTTGCTTTTGCTTGATATATGGATGTCTGGCTCGGATGGCCGCGATATTTGCCGCGAACTTAAACACCGGTCGGATACCAGGGCAATTCCCATTATTATGATATCTGCCAGCCGTGATATTGAACGCTCCGCATACGAAGCCGGTGCCGATGACTTCCTGGCCAAACCCTTTGAAATTGATGATCTTTTGGGGAAAATAAAACGACTGTTATAA
- a CDS encoding ABC transporter permease has product MFKHLFKLIWNKKKQNFLLMSEMLFSFLVLFAVFSLLVYYYNNYKKPMGMGYQNVWVVSYNNALQTKNTDSLDTYYETLRNSIKGMPEVNDLSFCSDNVPFSANTWTGLAGYNKHNYSNVNMYNAEDSYLKTLNGQLLEGRWFNKNDMATKIPSVVINNELREKLFGKGEAIGKIIDESDDGKNKKRVVGVIQAIKAKGDYAAAGDAVYHRIDTGSFRWLGKIIIQVTPAANAAFEARLYKTLANYMKNSNVEIEHLVNKRKDINYFTLVPMIVLSIVGCFLVINVALGLFGVLWYNINKRRGEIGLRRAVGATGSSVSNQLIMESMILATFSLIIGSFFAIQFPLLNVFDLSAGIYLVAILLAIIFIYLLVFLCSLYPGRQAAAIYPAVALHEE; this is encoded by the coding sequence TCGCGGTATTCAGCCTGTTGGTTTATTACTATAACAACTACAAAAAACCAATGGGAATGGGCTACCAAAACGTATGGGTTGTTAGTTACAATAACGCCCTGCAAACAAAAAACACCGATTCGCTTGATACTTATTATGAAACATTACGTAATTCCATCAAGGGGATGCCCGAGGTAAACGATCTCAGCTTTTGCAGCGACAATGTTCCCTTTTCGGCAAATACATGGACAGGACTGGCGGGTTATAACAAACACAACTACAGCAATGTAAACATGTATAACGCCGAGGATAGCTATCTGAAAACTTTAAACGGGCAGCTGCTTGAAGGCCGCTGGTTTAATAAAAACGATATGGCTACTAAAATACCATCGGTAGTAATTAATAACGAATTACGGGAGAAGCTATTTGGCAAGGGCGAAGCGATAGGAAAAATTATTGACGAAAGTGACGATGGTAAAAATAAGAAGAGAGTTGTAGGCGTAATACAAGCCATCAAGGCCAAAGGAGATTACGCGGCTGCAGGCGATGCGGTATACCACAGAATTGATACCGGTAGTTTCAGGTGGCTTGGCAAAATCATAATACAGGTTACGCCTGCCGCTAACGCGGCTTTTGAAGCCCGCCTGTATAAAACCCTGGCCAACTACATGAAAAATTCGAACGTGGAGATTGAACACCTGGTAAACAAACGGAAGGATATCAACTATTTTACTTTAGTGCCCATGATAGTGCTGAGTATTGTTGGCTGCTTTTTAGTTATTAATGTAGCGCTCGGCCTGTTTGGAGTGCTTTGGTACAACATTAATAAACGCCGGGGCGAAATAGGCTTGCGCCGGGCCGTGGGCGCCACTGGCAGCTCGGTATCTAACCAGCTCATTATGGAATCAATGATATTAGCTACATTCTCGCTTATCATCGGATCGTTTTTTGCTATACAATTCCCATTGCTCAACGTGTTCGATCTTTCGGCTGGTATTTACCTGGTAGCCATCCTGCTTGCAATCATATTTATTTACCTATTGGTGTTTCTGTGTTCGTTATACCCCGGCAGGCAGGCGGCGGCCATTTATCCCGCTGTTGCTTTACACGAAGAATAG